A genomic segment from Desulfovibrio sp. encodes:
- a CDS encoding TonB family protein, with amino-acid sequence MPSQPRTNLYKACIQPCRGAVALYRATVAGAFAASAASADQSTYAGNMLDKIIEIWAPPPALKSDFRVRLKVSINSRGQVEDCKPVKSSGLEAFDNSVCGAVRQIGSFGTPPYGAPTDIHMTFWNGTPKGKPRVETLSNEEAMRAEVKARSKAEAAMGDTRAEAAEDRARERAEAIAKSGGKDMPEVRPAPVAPRPVQKADDNSKKTATNNQRRTAGLSNENGPATQIMGSTGQPGEVKSPTPKQAPQAASQSRKPTDNLPTYGDPALGGHGEAGEAGVTQQAATKAEAAKTEATQEQASRLVTPASGDQSADRAKYRKDVARQLRDNVLIPAETEPGEYQTKLRLTISPQGEITDFKVITPTGDKLLDKYVQRGIRRAGSLPPPPAEVGGTLDITLTLVRR; translated from the coding sequence ATGCCTTCCCAACCGCGCACCAACCTTTACAAGGCCTGCATTCAGCCATGCCGCGGCGCCGTGGCGCTCTACCGCGCCACGGTTGCCGGGGCATTTGCAGCTTCTGCGGCCAGTGCCGACCAAAGCACCTACGCCGGAAACATGCTGGACAAGATTATCGAGATATGGGCTCCGCCCCCGGCTCTCAAAAGCGACTTCCGGGTCAGGCTCAAGGTCAGCATCAACAGCCGTGGACAGGTTGAAGACTGCAAGCCCGTCAAATCCTCGGGTCTCGAAGCCTTCGACAATTCCGTTTGCGGCGCAGTGCGCCAGATAGGTTCGTTTGGCACGCCGCCCTATGGCGCGCCCACCGACATACACATGACCTTCTGGAACGGCACGCCCAAGGGCAAACCCAGGGTGGAAACGCTTAGCAACGAAGAAGCCATGCGGGCAGAGGTCAAGGCCAGAAGCAAGGCCGAGGCGGCCATGGGCGACACCCGGGCAGAAGCCGCGGAGGACCGCGCCCGAGAACGGGCCGAAGCTATTGCCAAATCTGGCGGCAAGGACATGCCCGAAGTGCGCCCTGCCCCTGTTGCCCCCCGACCTGTGCAAAAAGCAGATGACAACAGCAAAAAAACTGCTACCAATAATCAGCGCCGCACGGCAGGCCTGAGCAACGAAAATGGCCCTGCCACACAGATTATGGGCTCAACCGGCCAACCCGGGGAAGTCAAAAGCCCAACACCCAAGCAGGCACCTCAGGCTGCAAGCCAGAGCCGCAAACCGACAGACAACCTGCCCACTTACGGAGATCCCGCCCTTGGCGGACACGGCGAGGCTGGAGAGGCAGGCGTAACGCAACAGGCCGCAACCAAGGCGGAGGCTGCAAAAACCGAGGCAACCCAGGAGCAGGCCAGTCGCCTTGTGACTCCAGCCTCTGGCGATCAGTCGGCCGACCGCGCAAAATACCGTAAAGACGTGGCGCGGCAGCTGCGAGACAACGTGCTGATTCCCGCGGAGACAGAGCCTGGCGAATACCAGACCAAGCTGCGACTTACGATTTCTCCTCAGGGAGAAATAACTGATTTCAAGGTAATTACGCCCACGGGCGACAAGCTTCTTGACAAATATGTACAGCGGGGCATACGCCGTGCAGGCAGCTTGCCCCCTCCGCCCGCCGAAGTGGGGGGAACGCTGGACATCACCCTTACACTGGTGCGCCGCTGA
- a CDS encoding amidohydrolase family protein, producing MYIDIHTHAFHPKIAHKAVDHLNSFYSLTCSGDGTIANLLEREKEARLEKCVVLCAATAPAQVIPANSYAISLQREHPDQVIAFGTVHPGYENWEGELARLKAAGIRGIKLHPDFQSFWLDDPRLLPIFEAAQNDFVFEIHIGDRTTPDKNPSCPYKLASILRQFPGIRVIAAHFGGYRMWNHALEVFAGNHFENLWFDTSSTTPFATPELAHKLLNAFPRERILFGTDWPLYDPVEELARLQALGGLSDSEMEVIMSNASALLALNNEQGKSQHDH from the coding sequence ATGTACATCGACATACACACCCACGCCTTTCATCCCAAAATCGCGCACAAGGCAGTGGATCACCTGAATAGTTTTTATAGCCTCACCTGCTCTGGCGATGGCACCATTGCCAATCTGCTGGAACGGGAGAAGGAAGCCAGGCTGGAAAAATGCGTGGTTCTGTGCGCGGCCACCGCCCCGGCTCAGGTTATACCGGCCAACAGCTATGCCATCAGCCTGCAAAGGGAGCATCCTGACCAGGTCATTGCATTTGGCACTGTGCACCCGGGCTATGAAAACTGGGAAGGTGAACTGGCACGCCTTAAAGCTGCCGGCATTCGCGGCATAAAGCTGCACCCGGATTTTCAAAGCTTCTGGCTTGATGATCCCCGTCTTTTGCCCATATTTGAAGCAGCGCAAAATGACTTTGTTTTTGAAATCCACATTGGCGACAGGACTACGCCAGATAAAAACCCCTCCTGCCCCTACAAGCTGGCCAGCATATTGCGCCAGTTTCCCGGCATCAGGGTTATTGCCGCGCACTTTGGCGGCTACCGCATGTGGAACCACGCGCTTGAGGTTTTTGCTGGCAACCATTTTGAAAACCTGTGGTTCGACACCTCGAGCACAACGCCCTTTGCCACGCCAGAGTTGGCCCACAAGCTACTGAATGCGTTTCCGCGGGAACGCATCCTTTTTGGTACAGACTGGCCCCTCTACGACCCGGTTGAGGAGCTTGCAAGGCTGCAGGCGCTGGGCGGGCTGAGCGACAGCGAAATGGAAGTTATCATGAGCAATGCCTCTGCCCTGCTGGCCCTCAACAACGAACAGGGGAAAAGCCAGCACGACCATTGA
- a CDS encoding D-2-hydroxyacid dehydrogenase: MKIAILDGAVLNPGDVDWSPITSLGDVSIYDATPTEAVAERTKGADVVLVNKTALTGANLEQLDRSVRMVGVLATGYNIVDTDALAARGIPVCNVVAYGVSDVAQHAMALLLELCRHTTLHSESVKNGDWLKCKSWCYWKIPPLCLEGLTMGLIGFGSIGRRMGELAHAFGMSVLAHCRTPKDPPSYGPFAFATLEHLLCASDVVSLHCPLTKETRHIINAKTLSSMRKGAILLNTSRGPLVDETAAAEALKSGHLGGLGTDVLSQEPPQDDNPLFTTPNTIITPHIAWATTRARQNIIDLMAENIRRWQAGTPVNVVNGVK; the protein is encoded by the coding sequence ATGAAAATAGCCATTCTTGACGGCGCCGTGCTCAACCCCGGCGATGTGGACTGGAGCCCAATCACATCACTTGGTGATGTGTCCATCTATGATGCCACCCCCACCGAAGCGGTGGCGGAGCGCACCAAGGGTGCCGATGTGGTGCTTGTCAACAAAACGGCCCTTACAGGCGCCAATCTGGAACAGCTGGACAGAAGCGTTCGCATGGTTGGCGTGTTGGCCACGGGCTACAACATAGTTGATACCGATGCGCTTGCCGCCCGTGGTATTCCCGTTTGCAATGTGGTTGCCTACGGCGTGAGCGATGTGGCCCAGCATGCCATGGCCTTGTTGCTCGAACTGTGCCGCCACACCACCTTGCACTCTGAAAGCGTAAAAAATGGTGACTGGCTCAAATGCAAGAGCTGGTGCTACTGGAAAATTCCGCCTCTGTGCCTGGAAGGCCTGACCATGGGCCTCATTGGCTTTGGTTCCATCGGCCGCCGCATGGGCGAGCTGGCCCACGCCTTTGGCATGAGCGTGCTGGCACACTGCCGCACCCCCAAGGATCCGCCTTCTTACGGCCCCTTTGCCTTTGCCACGCTTGAGCACCTGCTTTGCGCTTCTGACGTTGTATCGCTGCACTGCCCGCTCACCAAGGAAACTCGCCACATCATCAATGCCAAAACGCTTTCTTCCATGCGCAAGGGAGCCATACTGCTCAATACATCGCGCGGACCGCTGGTGGATGAAACTGCTGCGGCCGAAGCGCTAAAATCCGGCCATCTGGGCGGCCTCGGCACAGACGTTCTTTCGCAGGAGCCCCCACAGGACGACAATCCCCTGTTCACCACGCCCAACACCATCATTACACCCCACATTGCCTGGGCCACCACGCGCGCCCGGCAGAACATCATTGACCTCATGGCAGAAAATATCCGCCGCTGGCAGGCAGGCACACCGGTCAATGTGGTGAATGGAGTCAAGTAA
- a CDS encoding FCD domain-containing protein yields MNTENAKNTDAEVQAARRRSIQRPRVHTEVLSCLLDDIQNGVYQVGQKLPSERELMDEFGVGRPAVREALSGLARMGLIEVSPGMRARVCRLTLKPLLREMRATLEIYSSSAEGWRQLHDLRLFFETAVVRRMALEATDEQLAHIEELLQNQRRLLDATEIRAFAEADIDFHRYLVECMGNNFLGLLAEGFAGWLITPLYASLQVRKQSERSYRAHVGVYEALKKRDPDLAEKAMRAHLDEMRGIYQVDVMVEDKTEQDGAQQS; encoded by the coding sequence ATGAATACCGAAAATGCAAAAAACACTGATGCCGAGGTACAAGCCGCAAGAAGGCGCAGCATCCAGCGGCCGCGCGTACATACAGAAGTGCTCAGCTGCCTGCTGGATGATATCCAGAACGGCGTTTATCAGGTAGGGCAAAAGCTGCCGTCTGAACGTGAGCTGATGGACGAGTTTGGCGTGGGCCGCCCTGCTGTGCGCGAGGCTCTCTCTGGGCTCGCGCGTATGGGCCTGATAGAAGTTTCACCCGGCATGCGCGCCCGCGTGTGCAGGCTGACCCTCAAGCCTCTGCTGCGCGAAATGCGCGCCACGCTTGAAATATATTCCAGCTCGGCGGAGGGCTGGCGGCAGCTGCACGACCTGCGGCTATTTTTTGAAACCGCTGTTGTGCGGCGTATGGCCCTTGAGGCCACCGACGAACAGCTGGCCCACATTGAAGAACTGTTGCAAAACCAGCGCCGTTTGCTCGATGCCACGGAAATCCGCGCTTTTGCCGAGGCAGATATTGATTTTCACCGCTATCTTGTGGAGTGCATGGGCAACAATTTTCTTGGGCTGCTGGCAGAGGGCTTTGCTGGCTGGCTGATTACGCCCCTCTATGCCTCTTTGCAGGTGCGCAAACAGAGTGAGCGCTCATACCGCGCCCACGTTGGCGTGTACGAAGCCCTGAAAAAGCGCGACCCCGATCTGGCGGAAAAGGCCATGCGTGCCCACCTGGACGAAATGCGTGGCATTTATCAGGTGGATGTGATGGTGGAAGACAAGACCGAGCAGGATGGGGCGCAGCAGAGTTAG
- the tolA gene encoding cell envelope integrity protein TolA, whose amino-acid sequence MRLASYVLSFCLHAAIFLLIWFWPSRPPIKLDTPPVMISLVEGATGGNRTPSPILGHMGQPSDGPLAPTPPAPKAEVAAPERAEVKEPKPVPPQPKQDAAAEVKKPEPKPEPKPQPKPEPKEEAKPIAQKKEEKPKPKEEHPKEPPKETTKDQKKPEPPKADAKKDAKESKDAKSNTDPVAAALQQARKATSRAESGDRGNAVEQALAQAQRRAGGNRGGGGGEGTGPGGGGLGDVYMGQVMLAVRPNWGFASAGRVNLRCIINVKVDAQGKVLQTAVTHSSGNSQFDASAVNAIIRTSQSGQFPPPPSADYGDLDLVFTLDELMGR is encoded by the coding sequence ATGCGCCTGGCCTCATACGTTCTTTCATTCTGCCTGCACGCAGCCATATTCTTGCTGATATGGTTCTGGCCCAGTCGCCCGCCCATCAAGCTGGACACGCCCCCGGTCATGATCAGCCTGGTGGAAGGCGCTACAGGCGGTAACCGCACGCCCTCGCCCATTCTTGGGCATATGGGGCAGCCCAGCGATGGCCCTCTGGCGCCTACGCCTCCCGCTCCCAAGGCGGAAGTCGCCGCCCCAGAGCGCGCTGAAGTCAAAGAGCCCAAGCCTGTTCCGCCGCAGCCCAAGCAGGACGCGGCCGCAGAGGTGAAAAAACCGGAGCCAAAGCCGGAACCCAAACCTCAGCCCAAGCCGGAACCCAAGGAAGAAGCCAAACCCATCGCGCAGAAAAAAGAAGAAAAACCCAAACCCAAGGAAGAACACCCCAAGGAACCGCCCAAAGAGACGACCAAGGACCAGAAAAAGCCTGAACCGCCCAAGGCTGATGCCAAGAAAGACGCCAAGGAATCCAAGGACGCCAAGTCCAACACTGATCCTGTGGCTGCGGCATTACAGCAGGCGCGCAAGGCTACCTCGCGCGCAGAATCGGGCGACCGAGGCAACGCTGTGGAACAGGCCCTGGCCCAGGCCCAGCGTCGTGCCGGCGGTAACCGTGGCGGTGGCGGCGGCGAAGGTACAGGCCCCGGCGGCGGTGGCCTTGGCGATGTGTACATGGGGCAGGTCATGCTGGCCGTGCGCCCCAACTGGGGTTTTGCCTCGGCTGGCCGCGTAAATCTGCGCTGCATCATCAACGTCAAGGTAGACGCGCAGGGAAAGGTGTTGCAAACTGCAGTAACCCACAGTTCGGGAAATTCGCAGTTTGACGCCTCGGCCGTGAACGCGATTATCCGTACCAGCCAGAGCGGGCAGTTCCCGCCTCCGCCTTCGGCTGATTACGGCGACCTTGATCTTGTGTTTACACTGGACGAACTGATGGGCCGCTAG
- a CDS encoding translocation protein TolB, whose protein sequence is MKKQLLLLTLGFWLALGSGAQAAMRVDIYGPGQNIVNLALAAPLKGPQAEASGMGADLQKIVQQNLSFLPFMRLTDPRAVLGGVVLAGYEPPSLDFKRFQLAGSDIVVTTYWPEGDSGTRPVQIRAFETNTGGRLFGKEYPKVTSGDLPEVADRFCADLLEALTGNGSFFRSTLAFVKKTGKMSANVWLVKPTGRDLRQITNIPGESMSPAWSPDGRFVVFTHIDEKSHALGVWDRSSGKVQRIRFPGNVVIGPAFMPDNKVAVALSNGKYPVIFQLNHVFQKERVLEQGDSINVSPTFDSTGTKMAFTSSRMGGPQIFLKDLSSGSVTRVSKNGTYNTEANLSPDGTLVVYSRMTDYGHRIFVQDMLTGMERQITFGPGSDEQPAFCADSYFIAFSSTRSGHGIYLTTRHGGDAKQVPTGGGSVYFPRWGMPGQQK, encoded by the coding sequence ATGAAAAAACAGCTTCTTCTCCTGACCCTGGGGTTCTGGCTGGCTCTCGGAAGCGGGGCGCAGGCCGCCATGCGCGTGGACATTTACGGTCCGGGGCAAAACATTGTTAACCTTGCTCTGGCGGCCCCGCTCAAAGGCCCCCAGGCCGAGGCAAGCGGCATGGGCGCTGACCTGCAAAAGATTGTGCAGCAAAACCTGAGCTTTTTGCCCTTCATGCGCCTTACTGATCCCAGAGCAGTACTGGGCGGCGTTGTGCTGGCCGGTTACGAACCGCCGTCCCTCGACTTCAAGCGTTTCCAGCTTGCCGGGTCGGACATTGTGGTGACCACCTACTGGCCTGAAGGCGACAGCGGTACGCGCCCCGTGCAGATTCGCGCTTTTGAAACCAACACCGGTGGCCGCCTGTTTGGCAAGGAATACCCCAAGGTTACTTCTGGCGACCTGCCTGAAGTGGCCGACAGATTCTGTGCCGACCTGCTCGAAGCACTTACCGGTAACGGTTCTTTCTTCCGCTCTACCCTTGCCTTTGTCAAAAAGACCGGCAAGATGAGCGCCAACGTGTGGCTGGTGAAGCCCACGGGCCGCGACCTGCGCCAGATCACCAACATTCCCGGTGAATCCATGTCGCCCGCATGGTCGCCTGACGGCCGCTTTGTGGTTTTTACCCACATTGACGAAAAGTCGCACGCTCTTGGCGTGTGGGACCGTTCCAGCGGCAAGGTGCAGCGTATCCGCTTCCCCGGCAACGTGGTCATCGGGCCTGCCTTTATGCCTGACAACAAGGTTGCCGTGGCCCTGTCCAACGGCAAGTACCCTGTTATCTTTCAGCTGAACCATGTTTTCCAGAAAGAACGTGTGCTCGAACAGGGCGATTCTATTAATGTTTCGCCAACATTTGACAGCACGGGCACCAAGATGGCATTTACCTCTTCACGTATGGGCGGACCGCAGATTTTCCTCAAGGATCTGAGCAGCGGTTCCGTTACGCGCGTGAGCAAAAACGGCACTTACAACACCGAGGCCAACCTGTCTCCTGACGGAACCCTGGTGGTGTACAGCCGCATGACCGATTACGGTCATCGCATTTTTGTTCAGGATATGCTTACCGGTATGGAACGCCAGATCACTTTCGGCCCGGGCAGCGATGAACAGCCCGCTTTCTGTGCCGACAGTTATTTCATAGCGTTCTCCTCGACGCGCAGTGGCCATGGTATCTACCTGACCACTCGTCATGGCGGTGACGCCAAGCAGGTTCCTACAGGCGGGGGTTCTGTTTACTTCCCGCGCTGGGGTATGCCCGGTCAGCAGAAATAG
- the pal gene encoding peptidoglycan-associated lipoprotein Pal: MKRYALILALVMALAAGFGCAKKTTSEPGYDDGLTPEMRAAIQQITDARVYFAFDKFDIKPEYKEMLKTKADLLKKYSSIRVRIEGNCDERGTQEYNLALGERRARASYEYLVTLGVNPSQLEMISYGKENPAVQGNNEASWSKNRRDDFRVVAH; encoded by the coding sequence ATGAAACGCTATGCTCTTATTCTCGCTCTGGTTATGGCCCTGGCCGCCGGCTTTGGCTGCGCTAAGAAAACCACCAGCGAACCCGGCTATGACGATGGCCTGACCCCCGAAATGCGTGCGGCCATCCAGCAGATCACTGACGCCCGCGTCTACTTCGCTTTCGACAAATTCGACATCAAGCCCGAATACAAAGAAATGCTGAAGACCAAGGCCGATCTGCTGAAGAAGTACTCCTCTATCCGCGTGCGCATCGAAGGCAACTGCGACGAACGCGGCACCCAGGAATACAACCTCGCCCTCGGCGAACGCCGCGCCCGCGCTTCCTACGAATACCTGGTTACGCTTGGCGTGAACCCCAGCCAGCTGGAAATGATCAGCTACGGCAAGGAAAACCCCGCTGTGCAGGGTAACAACGAAGCCTCGTGGTCCAAGAACCGCCGCGACGACTTCCGCGTGGTTGCCCACTAG
- the tolQ gene encoding protein TolQ, which translates to MEFSFFSMIAQASLVAKAVLAFLVMMSIGSWGLMIQKFIGLSAANKKALSGTERFEKAANLREAVQSLGSDPTSPLYYIAHQGVLEFNRSKELGNSSDVVVDNVRRALRQGVGTELARLQSSLSVLATCANTAPFIGLFGTVWGIMSSFHSIGMLKSASLATVAPGISEALVATAIGLAVAVPATIGFNIFMGKLSQVDTLLVNFAGVFLNRVQREINAHRPVQRTGATEM; encoded by the coding sequence ATGGAATTCAGTTTTTTTTCAATGATCGCCCAGGCAAGCCTGGTGGCCAAGGCGGTGCTGGCGTTTCTGGTCATGATGTCCATCGGGAGCTGGGGGCTGATGATCCAGAAATTCATCGGTCTGAGCGCTGCCAACAAAAAGGCACTCAGCGGCACAGAACGGTTCGAAAAAGCGGCCAATCTGCGCGAAGCCGTGCAGTCGCTGGGTTCTGACCCAACTTCGCCGCTCTACTACATTGCCCATCAGGGCGTGCTTGAATTCAACCGTTCCAAGGAACTGGGCAACAGCAGTGATGTGGTGGTCGACAACGTTCGCCGCGCGCTGCGCCAGGGCGTGGGCACGGAACTGGCCCGCCTGCAAAGCTCGCTTTCGGTGCTTGCCACCTGCGCCAACACGGCCCCCTTTATCGGTCTGTTTGGTACGGTCTGGGGCATCATGAGCTCCTTCCACTCCATCGGCATGCTCAAGTCGGCCTCTCTGGCCACCGTTGCCCCCGGTATTTCCGAAGCCCTCGTGGCCACGGCCATCGGCCTTGCAGTGGCCGTGCCCGCCACTATTGGCTTCAACATCTTTATGGGCAAGCTTTCGCAGGTTGATACACTGCTGGTAAACTTTGCCGGCGTGTTCCTCAACCGCGTACAGCGCGAGATCAACGCCCACCGTCCCGTGCAGCGCACGGGCGCAACGGAGATGTAG
- the tolR gene encoding protein TolR, protein MGASVGGGGKFVSEINVTPFVDVMLVLLIIFMVATPMMSQGLEVDLPQTKQVEVLSTEADHMVLTVRNDGKMFLDEYPVDNMEDLEGYLQRLVKEKNKTLFLQADKSVPYGTVVEVMGHIKAVGIEKLGVIAEQPDDAASKGGKPARPRK, encoded by the coding sequence ATGGGCGCTAGCGTTGGCGGCGGCGGCAAATTTGTTTCGGAAATCAACGTAACGCCCTTCGTGGACGTCATGCTGGTGCTGCTGATCATCTTCATGGTCGCAACCCCCATGATGAGCCAGGGGCTTGAAGTGGATCTGCCACAGACAAAGCAGGTGGAAGTGCTCTCTACAGAGGCCGACCACATGGTGTTGACCGTGCGCAATGACGGCAAGATGTTTCTTGATGAATACCCCGTAGATAACATGGAAGACCTTGAGGGCTACTTGCAGCGCCTGGTTAAGGAAAAGAACAAGACGCTCTTCCTTCAGGCCGACAAATCTGTTCCTTACGGCACGGTGGTTGAAGTCATGGGTCACATCAAGGCCGTAGGCATTGAAAAACTTGGCGTTATCGCCGAACAGCCCGACGATGCCGCGTCCAAGGGCGGCAAGCCCGCCCGCCCCCGAAAGTAG